A genomic window from Leptolyngbya sp. BL0902 includes:
- the surE gene encoding 5'/3'-nucleotidase SurE codes for MNILVSNDDGILSLGVRTLATTLAAAGHRVTVVCPDRERSATGHGLTMHKPLRAEPVTEIYPADIDAWACSGTPSDCVKLALGALMDTPPDVVVSGINHGANLGTDVLYSGTVSAAMEGTLEGMPAIAVSLTSYSGGNFDLAAAFVRDLLGPDGHLPLSPALLLNINVPNLPATDIKGAKITRQGIRRYHEQFAKRTDPRGKTYYWLAGEAIEDVEDPAAQLPYPPHLRDDLLAISTDVQAIQDGYISMTPLQYNLTAIPELTTLSQWLPPSVPTA; via the coding sequence ATGAACATCCTAGTCAGTAACGATGACGGCATTTTGTCGCTGGGGGTGCGCACCCTCGCCACAACCCTCGCCGCCGCTGGGCATCGGGTCACGGTGGTGTGCCCCGACCGAGAGCGATCCGCTACGGGCCACGGCCTCACCATGCACAAGCCCCTGCGGGCCGAACCCGTCACCGAGATTTACCCCGCCGACATCGACGCCTGGGCCTGTTCGGGCACGCCCTCAGACTGCGTGAAGCTGGCCCTAGGGGCACTGATGGACACCCCGCCCGATGTGGTGGTCTCCGGCATTAACCACGGGGCCAACCTAGGGACGGACGTGCTCTATTCCGGCACCGTCTCCGCCGCCATGGAAGGCACGCTGGAAGGAATGCCCGCCATTGCCGTCAGCCTCACCAGCTACAGCGGCGGCAACTTCGACCTGGCCGCCGCCTTTGTGCGGGATTTGCTCGGCCCCGATGGCCATCTGCCCCTGTCTCCGGCGCTGCTGCTGAATATCAACGTCCCCAATCTGCCCGCCACCGACATCAAAGGGGCCAAAATCACCCGCCAGGGCATCCGCCGCTACCACGAGCAATTCGCGAAACGCACCGACCCACGGGGCAAAACCTACTACTGGCTGGCCGGAGAAGCTATAGAGGACGTCGAAGACCCCGCCGCCCAGTTGCCCTATCCGCCCCATCTACGGGACGACCTTCTGGCCATCTCCACGGATGTCCAAGCCATCCAAGACGGCTACATTTCGATGACGCCTCTGCAATACAACCTCACCGCCATCCCAGAACTGACGACTCTCAGCCAATGGCTTCCTCCATCGGTTCCTACGGCCTAA